In Fusobacterium hwasookii, a single window of DNA contains:
- the pgeF gene encoding peptidoglycan editing factor PgeF, translating to MNYIDKDIKDFYDYIEFTTFNKFNIRILFTKKHYGSVPEKSREEVAKDFSLKNKVMVSSHQTHSDNVVLVGENTDITYFEDTDGILTSNKDVAILTKYADCLPIFIYDEESKIFGAVHSGWKGTYQEIIKKAIEKINPKKLSTINILFGIGISCENYKVGIEFYEQFKNKFSKEIVEKTFFIKNGDFYFNNQLFNYYLLKDYGVDEGKIFLNNRCTFKENFHSFRRDKELSGRNGAIMFMEV from the coding sequence ATGAACTATATAGATAAAGATATAAAAGATTTTTATGACTATATTGAATTTACAACTTTTAATAAATTCAATATAAGAATATTATTTACAAAAAAGCATTATGGAAGTGTTCCAGAAAAAAGTAGAGAAGAAGTTGCAAAAGATTTTTCATTAAAAAATAAAGTAATGGTTTCTTCGCATCAAACTCATAGTGATAATGTTGTTTTAGTGGGAGAAAATACAGATATAACATATTTTGAAGATACAGATGGAATATTAACATCTAATAAAGATGTGGCAATACTTACAAAGTATGCAGATTGTTTACCTATATTTATATACGATGAAGAAAGCAAAATATTTGGAGCTGTCCATTCAGGTTGGAAAGGAACATACCAAGAAATCATAAAAAAAGCTATTGAAAAGATTAATCCTAAGAAATTATCAACAATAAATATCTTATTTGGTATAGGTATTTCTTGTGAAAATTATAAAGTAGGTATAGAATTTTATGAACAATTTAAAAATAAGTTTTCAAAAGAAATAGTTGAAAAAACATTTTTTATAAAAAATGGAGATTTCTATTTTAATAATCAACTGTTTAATTATTATTTACTTAAAGACTATGGAGTTGATGAAGGAAAAATATTTTTAAATAATAGATGTACTTTTAAAGAAAATTTCCATTCTTTTAGGAGAGATAAAGAACTTTCTGGAAGAAATGGTGCAATTATGTTTATGGAGGTTTAG
- a CDS encoding potassium/proton antiporter, with protein MNNILFLSSVVIIVSIFMYRYLSKFGVPMLLVFISLGMIFGENGIFKINYDNYELSRDICSFALIYIIFFGGFGTNLSMAKGIIKKSLVLSSLGVIFTSLLTGVFAHYTLNIDWYTSFLIGSVLGSTDAASVFAILRSHKLNLKENTASLLEIESGSNDPFAYVLTISFLTLSKGGLNLPILLFKQVCFGLLVGYIFAKLSCFVIRKSKNLDSGMSMALIMASMLLSYSISEFIGGNGYITVYLLGVLVGNIRFNKKSEIVSFFNGITSIMQILIFFLLGLLVNPLEALKYTVPAILIMVAMTLLIRPFVVYLLISPLKSSRGQKLLTSWAGLRGAASVVFAILVVVANKEIGMIVFNIAFIVVLLSIAIQGSLLPFFSRKFDMIDEEGDVLKTFNDYSDTEDVDFITAEINESHKWVGKQIKNLEFMPSVLLVLIIRNGQNIIPNGDTVIEKGDRVVLCGSSFVEKDTRINLYESIVDKTSKYKDKSIKELDRNTLIVMIKRDENAMIPSGNTTILENDILVLLDR; from the coding sequence ATGAATAATATTCTATTTTTAAGTTCAGTCGTTATTATTGTATCAATATTTATGTATAGATATTTAAGTAAATTTGGTGTTCCTATGCTTTTAGTATTTATAAGCTTAGGAATGATATTTGGAGAAAATGGAATTTTTAAAATTAATTATGACAACTATGAATTATCAAGAGACATATGTAGTTTTGCCCTTATATATATTATTTTCTTTGGAGGTTTTGGTACCAATCTTTCAATGGCAAAAGGTATAATAAAAAAATCATTAGTTCTTTCTTCATTAGGCGTTATTTTTACTTCACTTTTAACAGGAGTATTTGCTCACTACACCTTAAATATAGATTGGTATACATCATTTTTAATAGGTTCTGTTTTAGGTTCAACAGATGCTGCTTCTGTATTTGCTATTTTAAGATCACACAAATTAAACTTAAAAGAAAATACTGCTTCTTTATTAGAAATTGAAAGTGGTTCTAATGACCCCTTTGCTTATGTTTTAACTATATCATTTTTGACACTTTCAAAAGGTGGATTAAATTTACCTATACTCCTATTTAAACAAGTTTGTTTTGGTTTATTAGTAGGATATATTTTTGCAAAATTATCTTGTTTTGTCATAAGAAAATCTAAAAATTTAGATAGCGGAATGTCTATGGCTCTTATAATGGCCTCTATGCTTCTATCGTATTCTATAAGTGAATTTATTGGAGGTAATGGCTATATAACTGTCTATCTTTTAGGTGTACTAGTAGGGAATATAAGATTTAATAAGAAAAGTGAAATTGTTAGTTTCTTTAATGGGATAACAAGTATTATGCAAATTTTAATTTTCTTTTTATTAGGACTTCTAGTAAATCCATTAGAAGCTCTAAAATATACTGTACCTGCTATTTTAATTATGGTTGCTATGACTTTACTTATTCGGCCATTTGTAGTTTATCTATTAATTAGTCCTTTAAAATCAAGTAGAGGACAGAAACTTTTAACTTCTTGGGCAGGATTGAGAGGAGCTGCCTCAGTAGTTTTTGCAATCTTAGTTGTGGTTGCAAATAAAGAAATTGGAATGATTGTTTTTAATATTGCTTTTATTGTAGTTTTACTATCTATTGCTATACAAGGCTCTTTACTTCCTTTCTTTTCAAGAAAGTTTGATATGATTGATGAAGAAGGAGATGTCCTTAAAACATTCAATGATTACTCTGATACAGAAGATGTAGATTTTATAACTGCTGAAATTAATGAAAGTCATAAATGGGTTGGAAAACAAATAAAAAATCTTGAGTTTATGCCTTCTGTTCTATTAGTTTTAATTATAAGAAATGGGCAAAATATTATTCCAAATGGTGATACTGTAATAGAAAAAGGAGATAGAGTTGTTCTTTGTGGTTCAAGTTTTGTAGAAAAAGATACAAGAATAAATTTATATGAGAGTATAGTAGATAAAACTTCAAAATATAAAGATAAATCTATTAAAGAACTTGATAGAAATACTTTAATTGTTATGATTAAAAGAGATGAGAATGCTATGATACCAAGTGGAAATACAACTATATTAGAAAACGATATTTTAGTATTACTAGATAGATAA
- a CDS encoding iron-containing alcohol dehydrogenase, with translation MAHPLGGVYDIAHGVANALLLPIVMEYNMPVCINKYGNIAKAMGVDTSNMSKEEAAKAAIDAVRQLAIDVNIPQTLRELNIPKEGLPRLAKDALADVCTGGNPREVTYEDILKLYEIAY, from the coding sequence ATGGCTCACCCTCTAGGAGGAGTTTATGATATTGCCCATGGAGTTGCTAATGCACTTCTATTACCAATAGTTATGGAATATAATATGCCAGTTTGTATAAATAAATATGGAAATATTGCAAAAGCAATGGGAGTGGATACTTCAAATATGTCTAAGGAAGAAGCAGCAAAAGCTGCAATAGATGCAGTTAGACAATTAGCAATAGATGTAAATATTCCTCAAACATTAAGAGAATTAAATATACCTAAAGAAGGTTTACCTAGATTAGCAAAAGATGCTTTAGCTGATGTTTGTACAGGTGGAAACCCAAGAGAAGTTACATATGAAGATATTTTAAAATTATATGAAATAGCATATTAA
- a CDS encoding DUF2262 domain-containing protein: MNLKEVKNILKNSKYLSKVQIEDDFEINGTITLWNRNDVDIIIEFDDENDINFSEATLKLIEDKLNWIDKNKKLICKTFIEDEGMFYGLNEEIDKKLSKKEKAKIGDLEFSAPLTEEEFSSSLYIAYINFYRGDEDDINCSFDLDCEPDYLFGHLATIELDEDNEILMGGVNG; the protein is encoded by the coding sequence ATGAATTTAAAAGAAGTTAAAAATATTTTAAAAAACAGTAAGTATCTTTCTAAAGTTCAAATTGAAGATGATTTTGAAATAAATGGAACAATTACTCTTTGGAATAGAAATGATGTTGATATTATAATAGAATTTGATGATGAAAATGATATCAATTTTTCTGAAGCTACATTAAAACTAATTGAAGATAAATTAAATTGGATAGATAAAAATAAAAAATTAATATGTAAAACTTTTATTGAAGATGAAGGAATGTTCTATGGTTTAAATGAGGAAATAGACAAAAAACTTTCTAAAAAAGAAAAAGCTAAAATTGGCGATTTAGAATTTTCTGCTCCTCTTACAGAAGAAGAATTTTCTAGTTCATTATATATTGCATATATTAATTTTTATAGAGGAGATGAAGATGATATAAACTGTAGTTTCGATTTAGATTGTGAACCTGATTATCTTTTTGGACATCTTGCTACTATTGAATTAGATGAAGATAATGAAATTCTAATGGGTGGAGTAAATGGGTAA
- the rpsL gene encoding 30S ribosomal protein S12 — translation MPTLSQLVKKGRQTLTEKKKSPALQGNPQRRGVCIRVYTTTPKKPNSALRKVARVKLTNGIEVTCYIPGEGHNLQEHSIVLVRGGRTKDLPGVRYKIIRGALDTAGVAKRKQGRSKYGAKKA, via the coding sequence ATGCCTACTCTAAGCCAATTAGTAAAAAAAGGAAGACAAACATTAACTGAGAAGAAAAAATCTCCAGCTTTACAAGGTAACCCACAAAGAAGAGGGGTTTGTATAAGAGTATATACAACTACACCTAAAAAACCTAACTCAGCTTTAAGAAAAGTTGCCAGAGTAAAATTAACAAATGGAATCGAAGTTACTTGTTATATTCCTGGTGAAGGACATAACTTACAAGAACACTCAATCGTTCTAGTAAGAGGAGGAAGAACAAAGGACTTACCAGGGGTTAGATATAAAATCATTAGAGGTGCATTAGATACTGCTGGTGTTGCAAAGAGAAAACAAGGTAGATCTAAGTACGGAGCTAAAAAAGCATAA
- the rpsG gene encoding 30S ribosomal protein S7, producing MSRRRAAVKRDVLPDSRYSDKVVTKVINSIMLDGKKSIAEGIFYSAMDLIKEKTGQEGYDIFKQALDNIKPQIEVRSRRIGGATYQVPVEVKADRQQTLAIRWLTTYTRARKEYGMIEKLAAELIAAANNEGATIKKKEDTYKMAEANRAFAHYRV from the coding sequence ATGTCAAGAAGAAGAGCAGCGGTAAAAAGAGATGTTTTACCTGATTCAAGATACTCTGATAAAGTTGTTACTAAAGTAATTAACTCAATAATGCTAGATGGAAAAAAATCAATAGCTGAAGGAATATTCTACTCAGCAATGGATTTAATAAAAGAAAAAACTGGTCAAGAAGGTTATGATATATTTAAACAAGCTTTAGATAATATAAAACCTCAAATAGAAGTTAGATCTAGAAGAATTGGAGGAGCTACTTACCAAGTTCCAGTTGAAGTTAAAGCTGATAGACAACAAACACTTGCTATAAGATGGTTAACTACTTATACAAGAGCAAGAAAAGAATATGGAATGATAGAAAAACTTGCAGCAGAATTAATTGCAGCAGCAAATAATGAAGGTGCAACTATTAAGAAAAAAGAAGATACTTATAAAATGGCAGAAGCAAACAGAGCATTCGCACATTATAGAGTATAA
- the tuf gene encoding elongation factor Tu → MAKEKFERSKPHVNIGTIGHVDHGKTTTTAAISKVLSDKGWAKKVDFDQIDAAPEEKERGITINTAHIEYETATRHYAHVDCPGHADYVKNMITGAAQMDGAILVVSAADGPMPQTREHILLSRQVGVPYIVVYLNKSDMVEDEELLELVEMEVRELLTEYGFPGDDIPVIRGSSLGALNGEEKWVDQILALMDAVDSYIPTPERAVDQPFLMPIEDVFTITGRGTVVTGRVERGIIKVGEEIEIVGIKPTTKTTCTGVEMFRKLLDQGQAGDNIGVLLRGTKKEDVERGQVLAKPGSINPHTNFKGEVYVLTKDEGGRHTPFFSGYRPQFYFRTTDITGAVTLPDGVEMVMPGDNITMTVELIHPIAMEPGLRFAIREGGRTVASRVVSEITK, encoded by the coding sequence ATGGCTAAAGAAAAATTTGAAAGAAGCAAACCACATGTAAACATTGGAACAATTGGGCACGTTGACCATGGAAAAACTACTACAACTGCAGCTATATCTAAAGTATTATCTGATAAAGGATGGGCTAAAAAAGTAGATTTCGACCAAATTGATGCTGCTCCAGAAGAAAAAGAAAGAGGAATAACTATCAATACAGCTCACATAGAATATGAAACAGCTACTAGACACTATGCTCACGTTGACTGTCCAGGACACGCGGACTATGTTAAAAATATGATAACTGGAGCTGCTCAAATGGACGGAGCTATACTTGTTGTATCAGCTGCTGATGGTCCTATGCCTCAAACAAGAGAACATATCTTACTTTCTAGACAAGTTGGAGTTCCATATATAGTTGTTTATTTAAACAAATCAGATATGGTTGAAGATGAAGAATTACTAGAATTAGTTGAAATGGAAGTTAGAGAATTATTAACTGAATATGGATTCCCAGGAGATGACATCCCTGTAATTAGAGGTTCATCTTTAGGAGCTTTAAATGGTGAAGAAAAATGGGTTGACCAAATATTAGCACTTATGGATGCAGTAGATAGCTATATTCCTACTCCAGAAAGAGCAGTAGATCAACCATTCTTGATGCCAATAGAAGACGTTTTCACTATCACAGGAAGAGGAACAGTTGTTACTGGAAGAGTTGAAAGAGGAATCATCAAAGTTGGAGAAGAAATAGAAATAGTTGGAATTAAACCTACAACTAAAACAACTTGTACAGGAGTTGAAATGTTTAGAAAACTTCTTGATCAAGGTCAAGCAGGAGACAACATTGGAGTATTATTAAGAGGAACTAAGAAAGAAGATGTTGAAAGAGGACAAGTTCTTGCTAAACCAGGAAGTATCAATCCTCATACAAACTTTAAAGGTGAAGTTTATGTATTAACTAAAGATGAAGGAGGAAGACATACTCCATTCTTCTCAGGATACAGACCTCAATTCTACTTTAGAACTACTGACATCACTGGTGCAGTAACTCTACCTGATGGAGTAGAAATGGTAATGCCAGGAGATAACATCACTATGACTGTAGAATTAATCCACCCAATCGCTATGGAACCAGGATTAAGATTCGCTATCAGAGAAGGTGGAAGAACTGTTGCTTCTAGAGTTGTTTCTGAAATAACTAAATAG
- a CDS encoding RNA-guided endonuclease TnpB family protein translates to MANYVLTLALKIELWQEHILEKRLNIARMIYNSCLSEILKRHRKMKNSSEYKETSNLDKKEQSKIYKELDKKYLISKFELNKYMKPMTQKFKKNIGSQMGQELAERAFATYEKFKYGKAKKVYIKSYGNFYSVREKGNITGLRFFKEDCCISWLGLKIPVIIKNNDKYTQSCFLDKLLYCRLLKRVVNGKNKYYIQITFEGTPPKKHKVGGENEIGIDIGTSTIAIVSDNKVELKILAENIEINEKEKIRLQRKLDRQRRVNNPNKYNADGTINIENKEKWKKSKSYVKTKLKLSNLQRKIAEKRKQSHNILANSILEIGTIVKVENMSFKGLQRRSRKTVMSEKTGKFKKKKRFGKSLSNRAPALLIEIINRKLEYIGKNIIKIDTFKVKASQLNHSTNEYEKKSLSKRWVEILGNKIKRDLYSAFLIKNVKENLEEVNIEKAQKEFKNFVKLYNEEIERIKKGNVKILKCIGF, encoded by the coding sequence ATGGCGAATTATGTATTAACATTAGCTTTAAAAATTGAACTATGGCAAGAACATATTTTAGAAAAGAGACTAAACATAGCTAGAATGATATATAATTCTTGCCTTAGTGAAATTCTTAAAAGACATAGAAAAATGAAAAATTCTTCTGAATATAAAGAAACCAGTAATTTAGATAAAAAAGAGCAATCTAAAATATATAAAGAATTAGATAAAAAATATTTAATATCTAAATTTGAATTAAATAAATACATGAAACCTATGACACAAAAATTTAAAAAGAATATAGGTTCTCAAATGGGACAAGAATTAGCTGAAAGAGCTTTTGCGACTTATGAAAAATTTAAGTATGGCAAAGCTAAAAAAGTATATATTAAAAGTTATGGAAATTTCTATTCTGTTAGAGAAAAAGGTAATATTACGGGACTTAGATTTTTTAAAGAAGATTGTTGCATATCTTGGTTAGGCTTAAAGATTCCTGTAATAATAAAAAATAATGATAAATATACACAAAGTTGTTTTTTAGATAAGTTATTGTATTGTAGATTACTTAAGAGAGTTGTAAATGGAAAAAATAAATACTACATTCAAATAACTTTTGAGGGAACACCTCCTAAAAAACATAAAGTTGGTGGAGAAAATGAAATTGGAATTGATATAGGAACTTCAACAATAGCAATTGTTAGTGATAATAAAGTAGAATTAAAGATTTTAGCTGAAAATATAGAAATAAATGAAAAAGAAAAAATAAGGCTACAAAGAAAACTAGATAGACAGAGAAGAGTAAACAATCCTAATAAATACAATGCTGATGGTACTATTAATATAGAAAATAAAGAAAAATGGAAAAAGAGCAAATCATATGTAAAAACAAAGTTAAAACTTTCAAATTTACAGAGAAAAATCGCAGAGAAAAGGAAACAATCTCATAATATTTTAGCGAATAGTATACTAGAAATTGGAACAATAGTAAAAGTTGAAAATATGAGTTTTAAAGGTTTACAGAGAAGAAGTAGGAAAACTGTAATGTCTGAAAAGACTGGAAAATTTAAAAAGAAAAAGAGATTTGGAAAATCTTTATCAAATAGAGCACCTGCATTATTAATTGAAATAATAAATAGAAAATTAGAATATATTGGAAAAAATATAATAAAAATTGATACTTTTAAAGTAAAAGCTAGTCAACTAAATCATAGTACAAATGAATATGAAAAGAAAAGTCTATCAAAAAGATGGGTAGAAATATTAGGAAATAAAATAAAAAGAGATTTGTATTCTGCATTTTTAATAAAGAATGTAAAAGAAAATTTAGAAGAAGTAAATATAGAAAAAGCACAAAAAGAATTTAAAAATTTTGTTAAATTGTATAATGAAGAAATTGAAAGAATAAAAAAAGGAAATGTAAAAATATTAAAATGTATAGGATTTTAA